A DNA window from Lachancea thermotolerans CBS 6340 chromosome G complete sequence contains the following coding sequences:
- the REC8 gene encoding Rec8p (weakly similar to uniprot|Q12188 Saccharomyces cerevisiae YPR007C REC8 Meiosis-specific component of sister chromatid cohesion complex maintains cohesion between sister chromatids during meiosis I maintains cohesion between centromeres of sister chromatids until meiosis II homolog of S. pombe Rec8p), which yields MDLSNQQRLQLQRSNAHLDAYSGVTTVWLLSTLGGSRNTKAVGVNKRDIMSLSIPKTCEVLLQKKSDYTLRSASNLLYGVTVCYGRKTDYVLADIVSVKSQLQRQLLETVDRRGRILAQNATPTTIFDGVNEYRSLLEFQKFQSAFHQQRRSSAALLVDDPLFDINQTRDISFLLGKGHETNNSASSIHQRDIMDELKNGYSHETGAHAPFFEKQRLYADHEDLSALNADIHLDFDDVMSDVEMGSAKSSDGRNSERGDRAGFELSFDTGHIEPSENIEVPDLDIQLLGAADVDGNTKRVYPATDLEKDVIVKKKSKSAFSSGSLVRLKLDDRIGLPTETLRENNEHYCDVMDAQAHPRIKTHRKSTHEENWREVVFGQGQSPFLRFCFEEVLLKPALQNPQDTSSSSIDFIERGRQKMRSLPSSRSSSSAMSTERGRKQGPADLSKVGSGSGNNLFDLPELEQIDEDLEARYYSDDLDNDIMKIDLHLPPSSFGRSSSKTDGGTKDHIDELRHVHTERRLNRDGTLQSIEDYRDGSNQSEQHNKSKEKQIQSQALDNQSRRLFEYVLERASIVGKTTRTHPPFERKLLFEDLIPSNISRKHPDYSSEDGLSSVSRKICANAFLSLLQLASKANIDLHSFHSDTSLKTLGGDDIVIYV from the coding sequence ATGGATCTCTCTAATCAACAAAGGTTACAACTACAAAGAAGCAATGCTCACCTTGATGCCTACTCTGGTGTGACAACGGTTTGGCTGCTATCGACCTTAGGGGGATCGCGTAATACAAAAGCCGTTGGTGTGAATAAAAGGGATATTATGTCGCTGTCtattccaaaaacttgCGAAGTGTTATTACAAAAGAAATCTGACTACACCCTGCGCTCAGCGTCCAATTTGCTTTACGGGGTTACGGTATGCTATGGACGAAAGACTGATTATGTATTGGCCGATATAGTCAGCGTCAAATCCCAActgcagcgccagcttctGGAGACGGTAGATAGACGCGGGCGAATTTTGGCCCAGAACGCGACACCCACCACGATCTTCGATGGCGTGAACGAATACCGAAGCCTTCTggagtttcaaaaattccagtCTGCCTTTCATCAACAACGGAGATCCAGTGCTGCCttgcttgttgatgatCCCTTGTTCGATATTAATCAAACTCGCGATATTTCTTTCCTTTTAGGAAAGGGACACGAAACGAATAACTCCGCCAGTTCAATACACCAACGTGATATTATGGATGAATTGAAGAATGGCTACAGTCATGAAACTGGAGCGCACGCACCATTTTTCGAGAAGCAACGCTTATATGCAGACCACGAAGATTTATCAGCTCTAAACGCTGACATTCATCTTGATTTCGATGATGTTATGAGCGATGTTGAAATGGGCTCTGCAAAATCCTCGGATGGAAGAAATTCTGAGCGCGGTGATCGAGCGGGTTTTGAACTCAGCTTTGATACTGGACATATAGAGCCCTCTGAAAACATTGAAGTACCTGACCTCGATATACAGCTCCTGGGGGCAGCGGATGTTGACGGAAACACCAAAAGAGTATATCCCGCTacagatcttgaaaaggatgtcatcgtcaaaaaaaaatctAAGAGTGCTTTTAGCAGCGGCTCCTTAGTGAGGCTAAAGCTTGATGATAGAATAGGCCTGCCAACTGAGACGCTGCGAGAAAATAATGAGCACTACTGTGATGTTATGGATGCCCAGGCGCACCCCCGGATTAAAACGCACAGAAAAAGCACACACGAAGAAAACTGGCGAGAAGTTGTTTTCGGTCAAGGGCAATCaccttttcttcgcttttgctttgaagaggTACTTTTGAAACCAGCCTTACAAAATCCTCAAGATACCAGCAGTTCTAGCATTGACTTCATTGAAAGAGGTCGACAAAAAATGCGTTCACTTCCATCTTCGAGATCAAGTAGCAGCGCTATGAGCACCGAGCGCGGAAGAAAACAAGGGCCTGCAGATTTATCAAAGGTAGGAAGTGGTAGTGGAAATAATCTCTTCGATTTGCCAGAACTTGAACAAATTGATGAGGACCTGGAAGCCAGATACTACTCGGATGATCTTGACAATGATATCATGAAAATAGATTTACACTTGCCCCCTTCtagctttggaagaagctcaagtaAAACCGATGGCGGGACAAAAGATCACATTGACGAGCTCCGCCATGTGCACACGGAAAGGAGACTTAACAGAGATGGGACGCTCCAAAGCATAGAGGACTACAGGGACGGCTCCAACCAATCTGAACAGCATAATAAAAGTaaagagaagcaaattCAAAGCCAAGCACTGGATAACCAGAGCAGGAGACTTTTTGAATACGTTCTCGAGCGAGCCTCTATTGTAGGAAAAACAACACGGACCCATCCACcgtttgaaagaaaactgCTTTTCGAGGATTTAATTCCAAGTAATATCAGCCGTAAACATCCGGACTACAGTTCAGAGGATGGTTTATCATCAGTCAGTCGGAAAATTTGTGCCAACGCTTTTTTATCTCTCTTACAGCTGGCATCGAAAGCTAACATTGATCTTCACAGTTTCCATTCTGACACATCTTTAAAAACTCTAGGCGGCGATGATATCGTTATCTATGTTTAG
- the YRB30 gene encoding Yrb30p (similar to uniprot|P53107 Saccharomyces cerevisiae YGL164C YRB30 Competes with yeast RanBP1 (Yrb1p) for binding to the GTP-bound form of yeast Ran (Gsp1p) able to form trimeric complexes with RanGTP and some of the karyopherins inhibits RanGAP1(Rna1p)-mediated GTP hydrolysis on Ran.) has product MDEILAKAGSQAVTFAIRSGISIASSYAIKTVATFVTKIPEADASRIQKLRHKLETRMEIVSSAIDLIKLVAAKGNTNLGSTLRLTRDLKEEIDQFDYKISEITNNFQAKKNQRDSIAAVETYIADLLSRIEEVIPLINLSLTTSGAKLSTALPQYVSPGRFLQASNHIIENNKDSKQTKQSQVGPTFELTMFSIFYNVASPEASSRVTWKEDMRKAMFTIWRKPKADREYDYLIKIKESFDDGRYHDTQEETPKLIELDIWQITKLFFTASGKLLKLEERNSPVLVLKVDKDLKSPLATDHGTSTENIEWMAFGECDYNDDADESDDSTAEEEDDDDNTDAKYSEATEDPLSISQSISLLEYIIRLASLQCNDQQSILQVHDERLSLYLNDENPNSIKAKRYNLDQVTKKLKKIDLEE; this is encoded by the coding sequence ATGGACGAAATATTAGCAAAGGCAGGAAGCCAGGCGGTTACGTTCGCAATAAGATCAGGCATCTCGATCGCGTCAAGCTATGCCATCAAGACTGTGGCTACTTTTGTCACGAAAATACCCGAAGCAGATGCATCGAGGATCCAAAAGCTGAGGCACAAGCTAGAGACACGCATGGAGATTGTATCATCCGCCATAGACCTCATTAAGCTAGTTGCTGCGAAGGGTAATACCAACCTGGGGAGCACTTTGAGATTAACCAGggatttgaaagaagaaatagACCAATTTGActacaaaatttctgagATCACCAATAACTTccaagcaaaaaaaaaccaaagagACTCTATTGCAGCGGTTGAGACTTACATTGCGGATCTGCTGTCTAGgattgaagaagtcatTCCATTGATCAACCTGTCTTTGACTACATCAGGTGCAAAGTTAAGCACCGCGCTTCCACAGTATGTCTCACCTGGGCGGTTTCTCCAAGCTTCAAATCATatcattgaaaacaacaaggACTCAAAACAGACAAAGCAGTCTCAAGTAGGACCGACCTTCGAGCTCACTATGTTTTCCATTTTCTATAACGTGGCGTCGCCTGAGGCTAGTTCGCGTGTTACCTGGAAAGAGGATATGAGAAAGGCTATGTTTACCATATGGAGGAAGCCCAAAGCTGACCGCGAATATGATTACTTGATAAAGATTAAAGAGAGCTTCGATGACGGGCGGTACCACGACACTCAAGAGGAAACTCCAAAACTCATAGAACTCGATATCTGGCAGATAACAAAACTGTTTTTTACAGCTTCTGGAAAGCTCctaaagcttgaagagcgcAACTCCCCAGTCCTTGTCTTAAAGGTTGATAAGGATTTAAAGAGCCCGCTTGCAACGGATCATGGGACGTCCACCGAGAACATAGAATGGATGGCTTTTGGCGAATGTGATTACAATGATGACGCGGATGAAAGCGATGACTCCAccgctgaagaagaagatgatgatgacaaCACCGATGCGAAGTATAGCGAGGCTACAGAGGATCCGTTATCAATAAGCCAATCGATTTCTCTGCTAGAGTACATCATCCGATTAGCGTCGTTACAGTGCAACGACCAACAAAGCATCTTGCAGGTACATGATGAAAGGTTGTCACTATACctcaatgatgaaaatcCAAACTCCATCAAAGCTAAACGATACAATCTGGACCAAGTAAcgaaaaagttgaaaaagattgaCTTGGAGGAGTGA
- the FAR7 gene encoding Far7p (similar to uniprot|P43592 Saccharomyces cerevisiae YFR008W FAR7 Protein involved in G1 cell cycle arrest in response to pheromone in a pathway different from the Far1p-dependent pathway interacts with Far3p Far8p Far9p Far10p and Far11p), whose amino-acid sequence MTDQQVLFMSPQAENLEYLYSLMNKVSQQMSQNKLKRAELLREIDVLVNEVNRTSIRPRPNNPNIAVISNFLKQRNVHIENPTEAQVEDERELQCLRQQNAALKSMLKDKCSTNNETLALLKVHETYLSDVVSLLRADVLTYHQELIRMCRSLYQEQVCSLEDNEFKEYMENISDFQELLDVSEIFRLLLRLTTQTGRTPKIAVGSKYCNILHSTYLRPNNEADTYR is encoded by the coding sequence ATGACGGATCAACAAGTGCTCTTTATGAGTCCCCAAGCGGAGAACTTGGAGTATTTGTACAGCCTTATGAACAAAGTATCCCAACAGATGTCTCAAAACAAACTCAAGAGAGCGGAGCTCCTCAGAGAAATCGACGTTTTAGTAAATGAAGTAAACCGCACGTCTATCAGACCGAGGCCAAACAATCCAAACATAGCAGTTATAtcgaattttttgaaacaaagAAATGTACACATCGAGAATCCAACTGAGGCacaagttgaagatgagagGGAACTACAGTGCCTGCGACAGCAAAATGCTGCGCTAAAGAGTATGCTCAAAGATAAGTGCAGCACCAACAATGAAACGCTAGCCCTGCTAAAAGTGCACGAAACCTACTTGTCGGACGTGGTGAGTTTGCTCAGAGCCGATGTACTGACGTATCACCAAGAGCTGATCCGGATGTGCCGGTCTCTATACCAAGAGCAAGTGTGTTCCCTCGAGGATAACGAGTTCAAGGAATATATGGAAAACATTAGCGACTTTCAGGAACTTTTGGACgtttctgaaatttttaGACTCCTTCTTCGGCTAACCACTCAAACAGGTCGAACTCCTAAGATAGCAGTGGGATCTAAATATTGCAATATCCTGCATTCAACGTATCTACGACCTAATAACGAGGCCGATACATATCGCTAG
- the FTR1 gene encoding high-affinity iron permease FTR1 (similar to uniprot|P40088 Saccharomyces cerevisiae YER145C FTR1 High affinity iron permease involved in the transport of iron across the plasma membrane forms complex with Fet3p expression is regulated by iron): MASGDKVFNVSVFFVVFRECLEAVVIVSVLLSFLKQSIGTQDMNVYKKLRKQVWIGVASGLFICLAIGGGFIGAYYSLQNDIFGSAEDLWEGIFCMIATIMISVMGIAMLRINKMQAKWRVKIARALLDVPERKRDRFKIGFLSRKYAMFLLPFITVLREGLEAVVFVAGAGITTQGSSASAYPLPVVVGLIAGTLVGFLLYYGTSTSSMQVFLVASTCILYLISAGLFSRGAWYFENYRFNKASGGDASEGGDGNGSYNIRKAVYHVNCCNPELDNGWDIFNALLGWQNTGYLSSMLCYNIYWLVLIIVLALMMFEERRGHLPFCKNLTLRQLSPMYWIKNKKKQEISEREKDELFRRVEKLNFDEHGEIRHADNNVENSSSSSSAKQVDNVITVSK, translated from the coding sequence ATGGCGAGCGGTGATAAGGTATTTAACGTTTCGGTTTTCTTCGTGGTGTTCAGAGAGTGTCTGGAGGCAGTGGTCATCGTGTCGGTGCTGCTGTCGTTCCTGAAGCAGTCCATCGGCACCCAAGATATGAATGTCTACAAGAAATTGAGAAAGCAGGTCTGGATTGGTGTCGCGTCTGGGCTCTTCATCTGTCTCGCGATTGGTGGCGGTTTTATCGGAGCATACTACTCTCTGCAGAATGATATCTTTGGGAGTGCTGAGGACCTGTGGGAAGGTATCTTCTGCATGATTGCGACTATCATGATTTCGGTCATGGGTATTGCCATGTTGAGAATCAACAAGATGCAGGCCAAGTGGAGAGTCAAGATTGCACGTGCGCTTCTGGATGTTCCAGAGCGCAAGAGAGACCGCTTCAAGATCGGGTTCTTGTCTAGAAAGTACGCCATGTTCCTGCTTCCTTTCATCACGGTGTTGAGAGAAGGGTTGGAAGCTGTGGTGTTTGTCGCCGGTGCTGGTATCACAACTCAGGGCTCTAGCGCATCCGCTTACCCTCTGCCTGTCGTTGTTGGACTCATTGCTGGAACACTTGTCGGATTCCTGCTGTACTACGGTACTTCTACCTCCTCCATGCAGGTCTTCCTGGTTGCTTCCACTTGCATTCTATACTTGATCAGTGCAGGTCTATTCTCTAGGGGGGCTTGGTACTTCGAGAACTACAGATTCAACAAGGCTTCTGGTGGTGACGCGTCTGAGGGCGGTGACGGTAACGGTTCTTACAACATCAGAAAGGCAGTTTACCACGTCAACTGTTGCAACCCTGAACTGGACAACGGTTGGGACATCTTCAACGCGCTGCTCGGATGGCAAAACACCGGCTACTTGTCCTCTATGCTGTGCTACAACATTTACTGGCTTGTGCTCATCATCGTTCTTGCGCTAATGATGTTCGAAGAGAGAAGAGGCCACCTGCCTTTCTGCAAGAACCTCACCTTGAGGCAGCTAAGTCCAATGTACTggatcaagaacaagaagaagcaggagaTCTCTGAGCGCGAGAAGGACGAACTTTTCAGAAGAGTGGAGAAGTTGAACTTCGACGAACATGGTGAGATCCGCCACGCCGACAACAATGTCGAGAATTCGAGCAGTTCATCCTCTGCGAAGCAGGTGGACAATGTTATTACTGTGTCCAAATAG
- a CDS encoding KLTH0G16962p (no similarity), translating into MMAPSSSFINREQLYGYSSNVRGRVLKQHELHGDGKTGPGCLAAHTHVSQNSRQALLIEAILRSRKSQKRHSLAPAQALLRSKCPNFSILATQITTRANEHQSTHHSSLRLGSVPFKSHSRRTPAHIYGPSFLNECSRHMLHRLSNLNMLLSTGSAASRNKNCTESDVATREVAQNCTRQRIT; encoded by the coding sequence ATGATGGCGCCAAGTTCGTCCTTTATAAACAGAGAACAGCTCTACGGCTATTCTTCCAATGTCAGGGGTAGAGTCCTTAAGCAACATGAGTTACATGGCGACGGTAAAACAGGCCCCGGCTGCCTGGCGGCTCATACACATGTGTCCCAGAATTCACGCCAAGCCCTTCTCATAGAGGCTATTCTTCGCTCTAGAAAGAGCCAAAAGAGGCACTCGCTTGCGCCCGCACAGGCGCTGCTCCGAAGCAAATGTCCCAACTTCAGCATATTGGCCACCCAGATAACTACAAGAGCAAATGAGCACCAGTCCACGCATCACAGTTCTCTCCGACTCGGTTCCGTCCCCTTCAAAAGTCACAGTAGACGAACACCGGCTCATATCTACGGCCCGAGTTTCCTGAACGAGTGTTCTCGCCACATGCTACATCGGCTTTCGAACTTGAATATGCTGCTCAGCACGGGATCTGCAGCcagcagaaacaaaaactgcaCTGAGAGTGATGTTGCAACACGTGAGGTAGCGCAGAACTGCACAAGACAGCGCATAACCTAG
- a CDS encoding copper fist DNA-binding domain-containing protein (weakly similar to uniprot|Q12753 Saccharomyces cerevisiae YPR008W): protein MVLVNGIKYACERCIRGHRVTTCNHTDQPLMMIKPKGRPSTTCAHCKELRKNKNANPTGGCTCGRQQKKRLAQKAKEEARAKAKSKDDSCRCIETDKCTCHARRKNRRSVSSRSRTTTTTTSSIASEDSPTMPTCDGPDFLGRIAKSHAMGSLPSFHSSQSLDRDFGLATSPVLSPSLSNYHGNSSNWDANSITSLKSDSRINLSDRSHQSIGLDSLHSTRAFPPQARARVGELPIPMEDYSSDLNSLSANSNFNPSGSSNRVAWSEADPNHGLLDLFADTSENVNTNYMAMKSSLKRNKSYASGLGVMTPQCAGKDPYAQITRSQSYQRDVPKHLVSRPSVDSVISHSSKVSEGANNGRETLQSNHSLPFITARQLQPRMSYGGNNFPPGCLSLDDDSAKSVEVLSLTPSFMDIPDNTNFYSATSNPFLHQQKVEPRKRSVSIHRNHRYDSFTRGASGESHTPVIQQTQSPHSRQGGEVKAEATTRAESQDADSDSAFPLSQVTPSGPSMNISPGADSNSLTQTSHVSSPRDTLTNQFMEPTSSFTSEIDHILGSNNDDVQSLFSDPTISLDATHSMNLEASPIDQAHRMPSLCYSETTGASNLDDLDKLMAE from the coding sequence ATGGTTTTGGTCAACGGGATAAAATACGCTTGCGAGCGGTGCATCAGAGGGCACAGGGTCACTACATGCAACCATACCGATCAACCCTTGATGATGATCAAGCCCAAAGGACGGCCTTCGACCACCTGCGCACACTGCAAAGAACTGcgcaagaacaagaatGCAAACCCCACAGGCGGGTGCACATGCGGACGacagcagaaaaagcgGCTTgcccaaaaagccaaagaggAAGCGCGAGCCAAAGCAAAGTCCAAGGATGACTCATGCCGGTGTATTGAAACCGACAAGTGCACCTGCCATGCGCGACGTAAAAATAGACGCAGTGTCTCTAGCAGGAGCAGGACAACTACTACAACCACTTCATCAATCGCCTCAGAGGATTCTCCCACAATGCCAACATGCGACGGCCCAGACTTTTTAGGACGTATTGCAAAAAGCCACGCCATGGGCTCACTGCCCTCCTTTCACTCGTCTCAGTCGCTAGACCGCGACTTTGGGCTAGCGACAAGTCCGGTACTTTCGCCAAGTCTGAGTAATTATCATGGTAATAGCTCGAACTGGGATGCGAATTCGATCACTAGCCTCAAGTCTGATTCGCGTATCAATTTATCTGATCGCAGTCACCAAAGTATCGGGCTAGACTCACTCCACAGTACACGAGCGTTCCCGCCTCAGGCGAGAGCACGTGTGGGGGAACTCCCTATACCCATGGAAGACTATTCTTCCGATCTAAACAGCCTAAGCGCAAATTCAAACTTTAATCCATCCGGCTCATCGAACCGCGTGGCGTGGTCGGAGGCCGACCCCAACCACGGTCTTTTGGATTTGTTCGCAGACACGTCTGAAAACGTAAACACCAACTACATGGCAATGAAAAGCAGCCTGAAGCGAAACAAGAGCTATGCATCTGGCTTGGGAGTAATGACTCCTCAATGTGCAGGAAAGGATCCTTATGCTCAAATAACCAGATCTCAGTCCTATCAGCGAGACGTACCGAAACATCTCGTTTCAAGACCTTCCGTGGACAGCGTGATATCacattcttcaaaggtGTCTGAGGGTGCAAATAATGGAAGAGAGACGTTGCAGAGTAATCATTCGCTACCCTTCATAACGGCAAGGCAACTTCAACCACGGATGTCTTATGGAGGGAACAATTTCCCCCCTGGGTGCCTCAGCTTGGATGACGACAGCGCTAAAAGCGTTGAAGTGTTGTCACTGACGCCTAGCTTCATGGATATCCCAGACAATACGAATTTTTACTCTGCAACTTCTAACCCATTTCTGCACCAACAGAAAGTTGAACCCCGCAAGCGATCAGTCAGCATTCACAGAAACCACCGCTACGACTCGTTCACAAGAGGCGCCTCCGGTGAAAGTCACACGCCTGTCATACAACAAACACAATCACCACATTCGCGGCAGGGGGGTGAAGTAAAAGCGGAGGCAACCACAAGAGCAGAGAGCCAGGATGCAGATAGCGACTCTGCTTTTCCGTTGAGCCAAGTCACACCTTCTGGCCCTTCTATGAACATTTCTCCAGGGGCAGATAGTAATTCACTCACACAAACGTCTCATGTTAGCTCCCCTAGGGATACGTTAACAAATCAGTTCATGGAACCAACCTCTAGCTTCACTTCGGAAATTGATCATATTCTAGGGTCCAATAATGATGACGTACAGTCTCTGTTTTCAGATCCTACGATTTCTTTGGATGCGACACATTCAATGAACTTGGAAGCATCGCCGATAGACCAAGCGCATAGAATGCCCTCTTTATGCTATTCTGAAACTACTGGAGCCTCCAATCTTGATGATTTGGATAAGCTAATGGCTGAATAA